aacgttttGTCCGCCGCAGGCCGCACATCGTTCGTACTTTCCGCGATGCGGATAAACGTGAAACGTGTTCTACGTAGAACGCGTATACCTACCTATGTTACAAAGAGAATAGATGAAACGCCGTTCGAATTGATTCTGGCGTCGTCCTGGCAATGCCCGAGTTCCGCGTCATTTAGCCTGCTTCCATATTGCGAAACATAATGTCGACATTACCGCGGCTAAACCGCGCGCCGCTTACCGGATGGCTCTCGTCTACGCTCGAGTTACCCGCTACAATTTTACTCTTGGATCAAATATCATCGTTATTTGCCACAAAACGTAAAGCGtttatacgtagatacatagatatgtacgaTTACTtgtttgcaatattttttatccatGCGGTATATATATCGATCCATTCACAAGGTCTCTTTGATGCACTCGGCACAGGCATAAACGTGCTCCGATTTCACCGATCCTCATCATTTGTTAATTCCTCATGTTAAATATTAACCGTGAAACATTTGATCTCCCTATGCTTTGAAAATGACgacgaaaaaatgaatagaaaaattggTAAGAAATTTCACGATGAAAAATACCCTTAAATTTGCTCTTTATCGAGAATCGCTCGTAATCGATTAATGCTCTTCATaggaaacagaagaagagatatcccagaagaggaaacaaaaacgaaaaacaaaaaaatgcaCGAAATgtcatttaatttctatttctaatacTAATTATGTATTACGAGTTCTGTTAAAAAGTACTTTCGAGTAAAcagaatgtaaaagaaaaaatcgttatTTCCCCGATACTTGGCAGCGATAGTCGAGGTAATACTTCTATTTCttggatttttattaatgaaaaagaaaaccccAGGAAAGAATCAAAGATGTTGTCTCGACTAAGGCTGCTGCCAGTAAATCAATTTTCGAAATACATTACGGAACAAATTTCAAGAAATTGTAATACTTCCGTCACCTCCGACCTGAAATTTCAACCTTTAAATACCCTTCAAGGcagtgaaatatttaatagtagtgtcaaaaaaatcaaaaatgtcAATCTCCTTCGAAATTTCAAAACAGAGACGGTAGCGtcaaaaaatagtaaaaatccCTTTGAtagaacaaaattttcatttttcttaaaagaCATCGGAGTCAGGAATATCCTGAacgaagtaaagaagaaaaaaaataatcttgtaACACCAATAATAATGAGGGAGAAACACAAGTAACCGTTCAAAATTCATATATCATTTCTCTTGATTATTAGAATAGTTAATTAAGCATGAAATTATGTCGATAGAGATACTCCGA
This is a stretch of genomic DNA from Vespula vulgaris chromosome 2, iyVesVulg1.1, whole genome shotgun sequence. It encodes these proteins:
- the LOC127072623 gene encoding uncharacterized protein LOC127072623, with protein sequence MLSRLRLLPVNQFSKYITEQISRNCNTSVTSDLKFQPLNTLQGSEIFNSSVKKIKNVNLLRNFKTETVASKNSKNPFDRTKFSFFLKDIGVRNILNEVKKKKNNLVTPIIMREKHKDTPSTEINPLADIEAELYDVQHKMDPYYSEIIYLKISTPDVIVLENFNTSGPILWNLVE